A portion of the Cryptomeria japonica chromosome 5, Sugi_1.0, whole genome shotgun sequence genome contains these proteins:
- the LOC131028791 gene encoding calcium-binding protein KIC, which produces MAEFQDFLPIMAEKLGGAGLMEELCKGFRSLADPQRGLITVESLRKNSAVLGVESLTDSEMQAMVQEGDLDGDGALNENEFCILMIRLSPSFMAEADKWLQKALTEEMEEAQKYL; this is translated from the coding sequence ATGGCAGAATTCCAAGATTTCCTCCCAATAATGGCGGAGAAATTGGGCGGGGCAGGTTTAATGGAAGAGCTCTGTAAGGGGTTTCGTTCACTGGCGGATCCACAACGGGGTTTGATCACCGTCGAAAGTCTGAGGAAAAATTCTGCTGTTTTAGGCGTGGAATCTTTGACAGATTCAGAAATGCAAGCAATGGTGCAGGAGGGAGATTTGGACGGCGACGGAGCTCTGAATGAGAATGAATTTTGTATTCTGATGATTCGGCTCAGCCCATCTTTCATGGCGGAGGCCGACAAGTGGTTGCAGAAAGCCCTCACCGAGGAAATGGAAGAAGCGCAGAAATATTTGTAA
- the LOC131028797 gene encoding calcium-binding protein KIC-like: MAEFQDFIPIMAEKLGGPGLMAELCNGFRLLADPDLGLITAESMRKNSAILGVESLTDSELQAMVQEGDLDGDGALNEHEFCVLMIRLSPSFMAEAENWLHKALAEELEEILK; this comes from the coding sequence ATGGCGGAATTCCAAGATTTCATCCCAATTATGGCGGAGAAATTGGGCGGACCCGGTTTAATGGCGGAGCTCTGTAATGGGTTTCGGCTACTGGCGGATCCCGATTTGGGTTTGATTACCGCAGAGAGTATGAGGAAAAATTCAGCCATTTTAGGGGTGGAATCTCTTACAGATTCGGAATTACAGGCGATGGTGCAGGAGGGAGATTTAGACGGCGATGGAGCCCTGAATGAGCACGAATTTTGCGTTCTGATGATTCGGCTCAGCCCTTCTTTCATGGCGGAGGCTGAAAATTGGCTGCACAAAGCCCTCGCCGAGGAATTGGAAGAAATCCTCAAATAG